The proteins below are encoded in one region of Desulfatiglans anilini DSM 4660:
- a CDS encoding adenosylcobinamide-GDP ribazoletransferase, with protein MQGLRSAIRTLTLIPVPAGGSEDLGRALPWFPVTGLILGSALYAVDLAFRQFPLTPWPAGTALLIVALQTVLTRGLHLDGLGDWADSLGGYLDREKRLAIMKDVHIGAFGVAAIGLDLLAKWIACERLVSAGRAAFLIPIAVLSRGMLVWLITTLPYARAGEGMGRPFVQGATPGRCAAALAICLSACLPFGLAGIGFFVLAWATAVLLGLRWRRSFGGITGDLLGIANEGLEIVLLLAGAWFVSLPS; from the coding sequence ATGCAAGGACTCCGCTCGGCGATCCGCACCCTGACGCTGATCCCCGTGCCGGCCGGCGGCAGCGAGGACCTGGGCCGCGCCCTGCCGTGGTTCCCCGTCACGGGCCTGATCCTCGGCTCGGCCTTGTACGCGGTCGATCTCGCCTTCCGCCAGTTTCCGCTGACCCCCTGGCCGGCCGGCACAGCCCTGCTGATCGTCGCCCTGCAGACCGTGCTGACCCGCGGGCTGCACCTGGACGGGCTGGGCGACTGGGCGGACTCGCTGGGGGGGTATCTGGACCGGGAGAAGCGGCTGGCCATCATGAAGGATGTCCATATCGGCGCCTTCGGGGTCGCTGCCATCGGGCTCGACCTCCTGGCGAAATGGATCGCCTGCGAGAGGCTCGTCTCCGCCGGCAGAGCCGCGTTTCTCATCCCCATTGCGGTCCTCTCGCGCGGCATGCTGGTCTGGCTGATCACCACCCTGCCCTACGCCCGCGCCGGCGAGGGGATGGGGCGTCCCTTCGTTCAGGGGGCCACCCCCGGCCGGTGTGCCGCGGCCCTGGCGATCTGCCTGTCGGCGTGCCTCCCGTTCGGACTGGCCGGAATCGGGTTTTTCGTGCTGGCCTGGGCAACCGCCGTGCTGCTCGGGCTCCGCTGGCGGCGGAGCTTTGGAGGCATCACCGGCGACCTGCTCGGCATCGCCAACGAAGGGCTGGAAATCGTCCTTCTTCTGGCCGGCGCCTGGTTCGTGAGCCTTCCCTCTTGA
- the cobT gene encoding nicotinate-nucleotide--dimethylbenzimidazole phosphoribosyltransferase yields the protein MHWQEIMTQIQPLSEQWLSRAWERLDSLTKPLRSLGKLEEIAARVAAIREEAKPDVTNREVFVFAGDHGVVEEGVSAYPQDVTALMVRNFLAGGAAINVLARCAEARVSVIDIGMKTDLADAQGLIRRNVRRATGNILRERAMTVEEAERALSVGIETAFGAYDRGAQMIATGEMGIGNTTPSSALFAGLLPAAPLEVTGRGTGLETEQLHRKAAIIEEALKRHRFALADPLSALAALGGLEIAGICGLCLGGAAKGLIVVVDGFISSAGALVAMRLCPAVREYLFFSHLSSEAGHRIFYEKEGLAPLFNLDMRLGEGTGAALAMQVIGSAVRIYNEMATFEEAGIAPGA from the coding sequence GGCTCAGCCGGGCCTGGGAACGGCTCGACAGCCTGACGAAGCCGCTCCGCAGCCTCGGAAAACTCGAAGAGATCGCCGCCCGCGTCGCGGCCATCCGGGAGGAGGCCAAACCCGATGTGACGAACCGCGAGGTCTTTGTATTCGCGGGAGACCACGGGGTCGTCGAGGAGGGGGTCAGCGCGTACCCCCAAGATGTAACCGCCCTGATGGTCCGGAATTTCCTTGCCGGCGGCGCGGCGATCAATGTGCTTGCGCGCTGCGCCGAGGCCCGCGTCAGCGTGATCGATATCGGGATGAAAACGGACCTCGCCGATGCCCAGGGCTTGATCCGCCGCAACGTCAGGCGCGCCACCGGAAACATCCTGCGGGAGCGGGCCATGACCGTTGAAGAGGCCGAGCGCGCCTTGTCCGTCGGGATCGAGACGGCGTTCGGCGCCTACGACCGGGGGGCGCAGATGATCGCCACCGGGGAGATGGGGATCGGCAACACGACGCCGTCTTCGGCCCTCTTTGCCGGGCTCCTGCCGGCGGCGCCCCTCGAGGTGACCGGCCGCGGAACCGGCCTCGAAACCGAACAGCTGCACCGCAAGGCCGCGATCATCGAAGAAGCCTTGAAGCGGCATCGGTTCGCACTGGCGGACCCCCTGAGCGCCCTTGCCGCCCTGGGCGGCCTCGAGATCGCCGGAATCTGCGGATTGTGCCTAGGCGGCGCCGCCAAAGGCCTCATCGTCGTCGTCGACGGCTTCATCTCGAGCGCCGGCGCGCTGGTGGCCATGCGCCTCTGCCCCGCAGTCAGGGAATACCTTTTCTTCTCCCATCTTTCTTCCGAAGCGGGCCACCGCATCTTCTACGAAAAGGAGGGGCTCGCGCCCCTCTTCAACCTCGACATGCGCCTCGGGGAGGGAACGGGTGCGGCCCTGGCCATGCAGGTCATCGGCAGCGCCGTGCGCATTTACAACGAAATGGCCACGTTCGAAGAGGCGGGCATCGCCCCGGGGGCCTGA
- the glnD gene encoding [protein-PII] uridylyltransferase yields MTRASEELKSGREALLGGLAGGTCGRDFPERYTESVDQYFRRSLQDSPIGRSLFKEKCPVAFVAVGGYGRGDLCLHSDIDILILFGRKVPASAKDLTDEVFFPLWDLGLDLGYGVRTVADCVALARDDFQVLTSLLDARFLCGDSPLYLVLLAKMQDKVLRKRAPAFRHWIEDQARIREMTYGDASYLLEPNLKEGLGGLRDYHAMLWLGKVFFGLRVPRDLEYQGRLSTAEFQGLDADLELIGRTRNLLHFLTGRKNDRLSFEYQEKIAGMEGFRDWVHSAAVEQFMGRLHAAMASIKSLYRAFLRTHLPKGGPSPKEAVVDDLGPGLHLEGEALCFDGAMAVLTRSLLLMEIFEESCRLGYPLSMEARRLVREFSYLVDDAYRCAPEAVEGFLGISESPRGQPALDEMFETGFLDVFIPELGRTRDKVQFDAYHIYPVGRHVLQTVSCLKTIGQQGDILLTTIFEEIKDKRSLFAAALFHDIGKDGPEHALRGAWITRTILDRFDYPMKAGEDVLFLVRNHLLLAETATRRDLNDEKIVVQCARGIGSIERLKMLYLLTWADSRATGPRAWTDWIANLVRELFFKILHILERGELASADASRRMEATRLELRQRLSKDMDPDRVERIIENMPHRYLLERTSAEILRDVETALEMQSGAGGGVIDPFALTFRKDEAEDCWEITFAARDRPGLFADMAGVLALENINVLSAYIYTWRDGTALDIFRVTNPLDPLRTGEIWQRVQEDLQRVFSGRLPLGPRLEEKASRSVLDVQRKPAHPPEVGVDNRASDFFTVVEVFADDRIGLLYRITHTLFSLGLDIRIAKISTKGDQIADVFYVRDLEGQKVEDPGRVEEIRMALLHVLME; encoded by the coding sequence ATGACACGGGCTTCCGAAGAATTGAAGAGCGGCCGGGAGGCACTGCTTGGCGGCCTGGCTGGGGGGACATGCGGCCGGGATTTTCCGGAGCGTTATACGGAATCGGTGGACCAGTACTTCAGGCGGTCGCTGCAGGACAGTCCAATCGGCCGGTCGCTTTTCAAGGAAAAATGCCCTGTAGCCTTTGTCGCGGTCGGCGGCTATGGCCGGGGGGATTTATGTCTGCATTCGGACATCGATATCCTGATCCTCTTTGGCCGCAAGGTCCCGGCTTCGGCGAAGGATTTGACAGACGAGGTGTTTTTCCCGCTCTGGGACCTCGGTCTGGACCTCGGCTATGGTGTGCGGACGGTCGCGGATTGCGTTGCGCTTGCGAGAGACGATTTTCAGGTGTTGACTTCACTGCTCGATGCGCGGTTTCTCTGCGGGGATTCCCCCCTGTATCTCGTCCTGCTCGCGAAGATGCAGGACAAGGTGCTTCGCAAACGGGCCCCGGCCTTCAGGCACTGGATCGAGGATCAGGCGCGGATCCGTGAGATGACTTACGGCGATGCGAGTTATCTCCTCGAGCCGAATCTGAAGGAGGGCCTGGGCGGGCTGCGGGATTACCATGCCATGCTCTGGCTCGGAAAGGTCTTTTTCGGCCTCCGGGTCCCCCGGGACCTGGAGTATCAGGGAAGGCTTTCAACCGCCGAGTTCCAAGGGCTCGATGCCGACCTGGAACTCATCGGGCGCACGCGCAACCTCCTCCACTTCCTGACCGGCCGAAAGAACGACCGCCTCTCCTTCGAGTATCAGGAGAAGATCGCCGGCATGGAAGGTTTCAGAGATTGGGTCCATTCGGCCGCGGTCGAGCAGTTCATGGGCCGGCTGCACGCGGCGATGGCCTCGATCAAATCGCTGTACAGGGCCTTTCTGAGAACGCATCTGCCAAAGGGAGGACCCTCACCGAAGGAAGCGGTCGTGGACGATCTCGGGCCGGGCTTGCACCTCGAGGGAGAGGCCCTTTGCTTCGATGGGGCGATGGCCGTCTTGACCCGTTCGCTTCTCCTGATGGAGATCTTCGAAGAGAGCTGCCGCCTTGGGTATCCCCTTTCGATGGAGGCGCGGCGGCTGGTGCGCGAATTTTCCTATCTCGTGGACGACGCCTACCGCTGTGCGCCGGAGGCCGTCGAGGGCTTTCTCGGCATAAGCGAATCCCCCCGGGGGCAGCCGGCACTCGATGAGATGTTCGAGACAGGCTTCCTGGACGTCTTCATACCGGAGCTCGGCCGCACGCGGGACAAGGTGCAGTTCGACGCCTACCATATCTACCCGGTGGGCCGGCACGTCCTCCAGACGGTGTCCTGCCTGAAGACGATAGGACAGCAGGGCGATATCCTGCTCACGACGATCTTCGAGGAAATAAAGGACAAGCGCAGTCTTTTTGCGGCGGCGCTGTTCCATGACATCGGGAAGGACGGTCCGGAGCATGCGTTGAGAGGGGCCTGGATCACCCGCACCATCCTCGATCGATTCGATTACCCGATGAAGGCCGGGGAGGATGTCCTTTTCCTGGTGAGAAATCACCTGCTCCTGGCCGAAACCGCCACCCGCAGGGACCTGAACGACGAGAAGATCGTCGTGCAATGCGCCCGCGGGATCGGGAGCATCGAGCGCCTCAAAATGCTCTATCTCCTGACCTGGGCCGATTCCAGGGCGACAGGCCCGCGCGCCTGGACCGACTGGATCGCGAACCTGGTGCGGGAACTCTTCTTCAAGATTCTGCACATCCTCGAAAGAGGCGAGTTGGCCAGCGCCGATGCGTCCAGACGGATGGAGGCGACCCGCCTCGAGCTTCGGCAGCGCCTCTCGAAGGACATGGACCCGGATCGCGTCGAGAGGATCATCGAAAACATGCCGCATCGCTATCTGCTCGAGAGGACGTCGGCCGAGATCCTGCGGGATGTCGAGACGGCCCTCGAGATGCAAAGCGGGGCGGGAGGGGGTGTGATCGATCCTTTTGCGTTGACCTTCCGGAAAGACGAGGCGGAGGATTGCTGGGAGATCACCTTCGCGGCCCGGGACCGCCCAGGCCTGTTTGCCGATATGGCGGGCGTGCTCGCCCTCGAAAACATCAATGTCCTGAGCGCTTATATCTATACCTGGCGGGATGGCACCGCGCTCGACATCTTCAGGGTTACCAACCCGCTCGACCCCCTTCGTACCGGTGAAATCTGGCAGAGGGTCCAAGAGGACCTGCAAAGGGTCTTCAGCGGCCGGTTGCCGCTCGGTCCCCGTCTCGAAGAGAAGGCGAGCCGTTCGGTCCTGGATGTTCAGCGAAAGCCGGCACACCCGCCGGAGGTGGGTGTGGACAATCGCGCGTCGGACTTTTTCACGGTCGTGGAGGTCTTCGCGGACGACCGGATCGGGCTCCTGTATCGCATCACCCATACGCTTTTCAGCCTCGGACTCGACATCCGAATCGCCAAGATCTCGACCAAGGGGGACCAGATCGCCGATGTGTTCTACGTCCGGGATCTGGAGGGCCAAAAGGTGGAAGACCCGGGACGGGTGGAAGAGATCCGGATGGCGCTTCTGCACGTGCTCATGGAATGA
- a CDS encoding MBL fold metallo-hydrolase has protein sequence MAGRWMMLWLLGAVLWTGCAAEGQRVESSKDDKGFTDFIQWRWERLFKDIPSAEDYHFELARNDPDFLRGNRSVNTVTWIGHATLLLQIDGRNILTDPHFSRRASPVQWAGPRRVAPPGLALSDLPPIDFVLVSHDHYDSLDVGSIEGLLSRKGGERTLFVVPKGLKRWFENLGVQRVVELEWWETHTEDGAALTAVPVKHWSKRSLFSKNQSLWAGWVVRSPGFAFFFAGDSGYTERFKEIGRRLGPFDLAAIPIGAYEPRWFMRDHHMDPGEAVQVHLDVAARRSVAIHWGTFILTDEPLDEPPVRLAEALAERGLDGDVFWVLQHGETRRLP, from the coding sequence ATGGCGGGTCGATGGATGATGCTGTGGTTGCTGGGCGCCGTCCTTTGGACCGGCTGCGCCGCAGAGGGGCAGCGTGTGGAAAGCAGCAAGGATGACAAAGGCTTCACCGATTTCATCCAGTGGCGTTGGGAGCGTTTGTTCAAAGACATTCCCTCGGCGGAGGATTACCATTTCGAGCTTGCGCGGAACGATCCGGATTTTCTGCGCGGCAACCGCTCGGTCAACACCGTCACGTGGATCGGGCATGCGACCCTGCTCCTTCAGATCGACGGCCGTAACATCCTGACGGACCCCCACTTCTCCAGGAGGGCCTCTCCGGTGCAGTGGGCGGGTCCGCGGCGGGTGGCGCCCCCGGGTCTCGCCCTCTCGGATCTTCCCCCGATCGATTTTGTCCTGGTGTCGCATGACCACTACGATTCCCTCGATGTCGGGAGCATCGAGGGACTGCTGTCCCGAAAGGGCGGCGAAAGGACCCTTTTCGTTGTCCCCAAAGGGCTCAAACGGTGGTTTGAAAATCTCGGGGTGCAGCGTGTGGTGGAACTCGAGTGGTGGGAAACCCACACCGAAGACGGGGCGGCCCTGACCGCGGTCCCCGTCAAGCACTGGAGCAAACGGAGCTTGTTCTCCAAGAACCAAAGCCTCTGGGCGGGATGGGTGGTCAGATCCCCCGGCTTCGCCTTTTTCTTCGCCGGGGACAGCGGCTACACGGAGCGTTTCAAGGAGATCGGCCGCAGGTTGGGGCCTTTCGATCTGGCGGCCATCCCGATCGGCGCCTATGAGCCGCGCTGGTTCATGCGGGACCACCACATGGATCCTGGAGAAGCGGTGCAGGTGCATCTGGATGTGGCAGCCCGCCGCTCGGTGGCGATCCACTGGGGGACCTTCATCCTGACCGACGAACCGCTGGATGAGCCGCCTGTCCGTTTGGCAGAGGCGCTGGCCGAAAGAGGGCTGGATGGCGATGTGTTCTGGGTACTGCAGCACGGAGAGACGCGGCGGCTGCCCTGA